The Melospiza georgiana isolate bMelGeo1 chromosome Z, bMelGeo1.pri, whole genome shotgun sequence genome contains a region encoding:
- the LOC131095757 gene encoding LOW QUALITY PROTEIN: serine/threonine-protein kinase PAK 1-like (The sequence of the model RefSeq protein was modified relative to this genomic sequence to represent the inferred CDS: deleted 2 bases in 1 codon) gives MLQVQHITGSEPAAAAASPQGSSSVTPGNSSSGSLFISLEQQTEEKYLEMLAASAVLSDKTCYFRGEELWLVLEYMDGGALSDIISRTSLCEDEAAAISRECWQGLHFLHSNHVIHRDVKNDNILLRTDGSVKLGDFGLSTQLSPEQSRLLSSALSCSVVGTPWWLAPEVLTGQPYGLKVDIWSFGIVGIEMIKQEPPYWNQSPIMATQLIATVGTPRLQQPNRFSPCLRDFLSCCLQRDKEQRWSARELLQNIKAELQKTDARIKALEKRLQEDMKIIREEAICLPQAQAPEKQVFPQWNMVTQMED, from the exons ATGCTCCAGGTCCAGCACATCACGGGCTCTGAACCTGCTGCCGCAGCAGCATCACCTCAAGGAAGCTCTTCTGTGACACCGGGGAACTCGAGCTCGGGCAGTTTGTTCATCTCCCTGGAACAGCAGACTGAGGAGAAGTACCTGGAGATGCTGG ctgccagtgctgtgctctcagataAGACCTG ctacTTTCGGGGGGAGGAACTCTGGCTGGTGCTGGAGTACATGGACGGAGGCGCCCTGAGCGATATCATCAGCAGGACCTCCCTGTGTGAAGATGAGGCAGCAGCCATCAGTCGGGAG tgttGGCAAGGACTGCATTTTCTTCACTCAAACCATGTGATCCATCGAGATGTGAAGAATGACAACATCCTTCTCAGAACCGACGGTTCTGTCAAGCTGG GTGATTTTGGCCTCTCtactcagctcagccctgagcagagcaga ctactcagctcagccctgagctgctcgGTAGTCGGGACTCCTTGGTGGCTGGCGCCAGAAGTGCTGACAGGTCAACCATATGGTCTCAAAGTGGACATATGGTCTTTTGGAATTGTGGGGATTGAAATGATCAAACAAGAACCTCCCTACTGGAACCAAAGTCCCATCATG gctacaCAACTGATAGCCACAGTAGGGACCCCACGGCTGCAGCAGCCCAACCGATTCTCGCCTTGCCTGCGtgacttcctgagctgctgcctgcagagagacaAGGAGCAGCGCTGGtctgccagggagctcctgcag aacatcaaggcagagctgcagaaaactGACGCTAGGATCAAGGCATtggagaagaggcttcaggaagACATGAAAATCATCAGAGAGGAAGCTATCTGCCTCCCTCAGGCTCAGGCTCCAGAAAAGCAA GTGTTTCCACAGTGGAACATGGTGACCCAGATGGAAGACTGA